GGGAGGGCGAACGAACCGGTGGGCGGGCTGCTGGTGACCCGGGTGCTGGTCAGCTCGCCCAGGCCCATGCGCTGCGCGAGGCGGCGCGGGCTGATGCCGGTGGAGTTGGCGGCGTCCGGGTCGGCGCCGTGGGCCAGCAAGGCGTTCGCGGCCGCGCGCTGCCCGTGCGCGGTGAAGATCGCGCGCCACAGAGGGGTGTTGCCCCAGCGGTCGGTCGCCGTGGTGGCGGACCCGGCGGCGATCAGCAGGGCGATCACCTCGGGGTGCTGCTCCTGGGCGGCGAAGTGCAGCGGTGTGAAGCGGACAGCGTCGGGCTGGCTCGGGTCGGCACCCTCGGCCAGGAGACGCGCCACCTCGGCGGCATCGCCGTCAGCAGCGGCGTAGTGGAGCGGGGAACGCCCGAACTCGTCGGTTTCGCGGAGAGCATCGATCATGTCCAGCATTGTGCCTCTAAGTAACGTCCATCGCCACCCCTTAGAAGCGTGTGTCACTACGTGTTCCCGAATTTGTCATCCCCGTCTTGGCCAGTGATGATGCTGGGTCAGCAGGGAACTACGGGGCGAGAGTTGTATAACTTTGGGGCTCGTTCCCCGTGCAGTCTGTGATCACGCAACGTGTTGGGCTGCGATTGCAGAGAGTTAAAATTCCAGGTCCCCGAGTTCTCTGATCGCGAATGCAATGTGGGCGTTTTCGCTCATTTGCCGGGTTCGTGTGACGACTCGATCGCTGGGCGTGTCGAGGTGTCCGTCCGAACACTTGTTCGGATAGAGTCCCCGTGTTCCGGTGGTCGTGGGTCGACGAGGATCGTGCTTTCCACCGGCGCATCGAGTGCCCGGTTTTCCACAGGGCGAAGTTACTCGGCGAAGATTGTCGGTGGTCACGTCTAGCGTCTCCACCGACGCGAAGAACCCCGGCGCACCGCGACACCTCGCGAAGCCGGCCGACTGTGAGGTGAACCTCCATGCCCGCTCCCGCGGACCGTGAAAAGGCTCTCGAAGCCGCTCTTGCCCAGATCGACCGGCAGTTCGGCAAGGGCTCGGTGATGCGTCTCGGCGACGACACGCGTCCCCCCATCGAGATCATTCCGACCGGCTCCATCGCGCTCGACATCGCCCTCGGCATCGGTGGTCTGCCGCGTGGCCGGGTGGTCGAGATCTACGGCCCGGAATCATCCGGTAAGACGACCGTGGCCCTGCACGCCGTGGCCAGCGCCCAGCGCGCCGGGGGTATCGCCGCCTTCATCGACGCCGAGCACGCCCTCGACCCGTCCTACGCGGAGAAGCTCGGCGTCGACACCGACGCCCTGCTGGTCTCCCAGCCCGACACCGGTGAGCAGGCGCTGGAGATCGCGGACATGCTGGTCCGATCCGGTGCGCTCGACATCATCGTCATCGACTCCGTCGCGGCCCTGGTGCCGAAGGCTGAGATCGAGGGCGAGATGGGTGACAGCCACGTCGGTCTGCAGGCCCGCCTGATGTCGCAGGCACTGCGGAAGATCACCGGTGCGCTGAACAACTCGGGCACCACCGCGATCTTCATCAACCAGCTGCGCGAGAAGATCGGCGTGATGTTCGGGTCTCCCGAGACCACCACCGGTGGTAAGGCGCTGAAGTTCTACGCCTCGGTCCGGCTCGACGTCCGTCGCATCGAGACCCTGAAAGACGGTACCGACGCTGTCGGTAACCGCACCCGGGTCAAGGTCGTCAAGAACAAGATGAGCCCGCCGTTCAAGCAGGCCGAGTTCGACATCATCTACGGCCAGGGCATCTCCCGTGAGGGAGGCCTGATCGACATGGGTGTCGAACACTCGTTCATCCGTAAGTCGGGTGCCTGGTACACGTACGAGGGCGACCAGCTCGGCCAGGGTAAGGAGAACGCGCGCGGGTTCCTGCGCGACAACCCCGACCTGGCGAACGAGCTGGAGAAGAAGATCAAGGAAAAGCTTGGTGTGGGCGCAAAGGTGGACGCCCCCGCCGAGGTCGCGGTCAGCTTCTGATCCCGGTGACAGCACGCCCAGGGTTCCGGCCGACCTCCTCCGGTACCGGTCGGAACCCTGGGCGGGCCCATCACTGGGCGCACCTCCCGACCCTCCGGGGTCAGAAAAGGTGAAGTAGGCATGACCGAAGACCAGCGACGGTCCCGGGGTGTCCCGGAGGGGGGCACCCCGGGGCTGGCGTCTGTCCACGATCTCTTCTCCGGCCGTCCAGGTGGCGCCGCGAAACGCAGCACGGGGAAGAGCGCCAGGAAAGACGACGCTTCCAGCAGCGAGGTCGTCAGTCTCGACGGCACGAAGCTGAATCGGCACGACCTGCGCGACATGATCGCCCAGAAGGAAGCCGAGTGGCGTGAAGCCCCGGCCGGTGACGACGATCCCGGTCAGGCATCCACCGGGCCGGAGCTGCAGCCGCAGTGGTCCAACCCCGACTGGGTACCTCGCGCGAGCAGAGCCGCGGACGATGATCCGGCGGGTGCTCACGACCGTGGCGCCGACCAGGGTTTCGAGGGCGAGACCCGCCGTGGCCGAACGGCTTCGGGTGGTCGTGGCGCGGTCGGGCGTGGCGTCTCCGGCCGGGGTGCCCGGGGGCGTGATCCTTCCGGCCGTGACTTCTCTGGCCGTGGTTCCTTCGACCGAGACGCTTCAGAGCATGACTCTTCGCGGCCTGACTCTTCGGATCGTGACTCCTCGGACCAGGGTTCTTCGGGTCGTTCCTCGGGTCGGCGTTCTTCCGGCGGGGGGTTCGGGCGACGGGGCGGCCTGAATCGCGGCGCTGGCTTCGGCCGACCGGGGGCCTCGCGTGACCTGGATGCTGATCCCGAGGCTTCCGACGCCGCCGACGGTAGTGCCGAGAAGACCCGCCGATCGGCCCGGCCGTCGGCCGACCCGACGGAAGACGCCCGGGAGATCCTGCTCAAGCAGCTCTCGGCCGGTCCGCGCACTCGTGCGCAACTGGCGAAAGTGCTGGCACAGAAGGAGATTCCCGACGACGTCGCGGCGGCGGTGCTCGACCGGTTCGAAGAGGTCGATCTGGTGGACGACGCTGCGTTCTCCCACCAGTACGTCGAGAACCGGCACACCGGGCGGGGACTGGCCAAGCGGGCCCTGGCCTATGAACTGCGGCAGAAGGGCGTCGCTGAGGAGACGGCCCGCGAGGCGCTCGACACCCTCAGCTCCGACGACGAACTCGCCACGGCTCGTGAACTCGTGCGGAAGAAGGCCCGCAGCATGACGAAGGACGACCCGGAACGCCGCATGCGCCGCCTGGCCGGCATGCTCGCGCGCAAGGGCTACAGCTCAGGCATCGCTTATCAGGCCATCCGTGAGGAATTGGCCGATCTGGGCGCCGAGGGTCTGCTCGATCACCCGGACTTCGACTGAGCCCCGATCGCCATGGTGGTTCGGTGGAATCCGTCGGCGCGGCGAATTCACGCGAGCTCTTGCTCAGAGCCCCTTGATCTGCTCCGGATGCGTGCTCCTGGCCTGGCCGTCAGAAAAGATGGCCCGGTCACGAACCACGGTAAAGGGTCCATGCCCGGAGGTTCTGCCTGATCGGCAACCTGGCCGGCGGTCGCGCCCGGGGAGGTTTTGCATGATCACGAACAGGTCCTGCCGGCCCTGCGCCAGGGAAGTGGGGCACGTCCCGGCCGAAGGCTGAGACTGCCTGATCACGGAAAGGATCTTGGGCACCGGCTGTAGGGAGTGGCAGACCGGCGCGAGCGACGGGGCAGGTTCGCCCCATCGCTCGCGTACGACAGGTGATCAGGGCGCGAAGTTTCCGTTGCCCTGCAGGGTCACGTCGTGGGGTTCGTCCGCACGCGTTGCCCCGGTGCCGAAAGCGGCCTCGTGGCCTCGCCCGGTGAAAGGCACGTCATCGTCCGTCGGAGGGGTGGCGAGCGGTTCACCCTCGCTCGCGGTCGTGATGCGGGTGTGTCCGTCGAAGGTGTGGAAGAACTCGTGCAGCCGCGCCACCTGCGCGTTCGACAGGGCGCCGTCGTGCGGCTCGATGTGGGGCTGGTTGTCCAGCACGTCACCGGAGAAGGGCAGGGTCAGTCGTTCCTGGTCGTCGCGGAGCCCGCCGGCCGGTACGAAGGCCGTCGCGTCGCCGGAGATGATGGACAACCAGTCGAAGGTATGACCGGAATCGTTGAAATACACCCCACTGACGTCTCCGAGGTGCTCGCCCCGGGCGTCGTGGATCGGACGGCCCACCAGCTCACGGGCCTCTTGAGGCTTCACGTTCACGTCTCCTCCTTCGTCGTGCAGCCCGGGAGTCCCGGGAAAACCAGTCTGCTGCGGCCCTCCGGGAACACCACTTGAGACCGCCACGACTGAAATCTCTCTGAGATCACCGACCTACCGTCGCGACCATGACTGGCTCGATCCATGACCTGATCATCGGAGCGGGCCCGGCACCTTCTTCGAGACCTACCCACGCCGACGAACGGGTCGAGACCGCAGCCGTGGTGCACGTCGCGGGGGCGAGCCCGATCGAGCCGACCTGGCGCACGCACTCGTGGGGGCGCCTGCGGGTCGACGTGACCACCGGCGAGGCGGTGGTCACCTTCCTGGTGCTGCGGGAGTCCGCGGGCGCGAACCTCGAGTCGGAGCTTGAGGACGCGGTCCGCGGGCATCGGGGGCGGCCTGCGTCCCGAGCGCGTTCACCGTGATCGACGAGCTCCTGCTCGCCCCGGGCGGAAAGCCCGACAGGAAAGCCCTTCTGGCGCGCCGAAGCGCCTGGATGCCAAGGCGCGGTGACCATGAACGCTCGGCCACCTTCCCGTTCGTGATCATGCGATCCCCCAGGGGCTGGGGGATCGCATGACCACGAACGAGGATGGGGTCGCGCTTCAGGGCGCGTGGTTGCCGGTGCCCTGCAACGTCACGTCGTGGGGTTCGTTCGGTCCGGGAGCGCCTGTGCCGAAGGCGGTTTCGTGGGCCCGGCCCTTGAACAGCGTGTGTGGGTCGGGCACCGTGTTCGGCCGGGGGAACTGTGGTGCGCCCTCATGCGCGGTGGTGAAGTGCTCACCCGAGAAGGTGCCGAAGAACTCGTGCAGCCGGGCCACCTGCGCGCCGGACAGCACGTGGTCACGTGGCTTGATCCGGGGCATGGCGCGGATGTCGTCGGAGAGCAGGGGCACGAGCAGGCCCCGGGCGAACGGCTTGATCCGGGTGGCCGGGACGAAGGCGTCCCGTTCCACGAAGAAACTGGTGCTGAACGACATCCAGGCCGGAACGCCGGTGGCGTCGTCGAACCAGATCCCGTCGGCCTCGCCCACCATCATCTCGGTGGCGTCGAAAACAGTGAGGCCGACGTATGTCCGGGCTTCTTCACTGGTCAGAGTCATGACTCCTCCTTCGCCGGAGCGCCTCTGCGAAAGGCACCGGTGCGAGGAGTTCAGTCTCCCGCGCACCGGTGCCTTCGGCAGAGGGTGTTCGCCCGATCGGGTCAGGCGGTGGTGCTGCCCGCACTGCTGGGATCGAGATGGATCGGGTTGATCCCGCGCCCGGCCGACCGGCGCGACATCCGCCGCTCGGCGTAGACCGCCAGCTGGGACAGGGCGAAGTTGATGATGATGAAGATCAGGCCCACCAGCAGTAGCGTCTGCAGCGGGTTGTTCGCCGTCTGGAAGATCCGCTTGGCCGTGGTGAGCAGCTCGTCGTAGCCACCGATGAACGAGATCAGCGACGTGTCCTTGAGGATCACCACGATCTGGCTGATGAGCGCAGGCAGCATCGTGCGGAACGCCTGGGGCAGCTGGATCTGGACCATGGTCTGCAGCGGCGTCAGGCCGATGACGAGCCCGGCCTCCCGCTGGCCCCGCGGCAGCGACGCCACCCCGGCCCGCAGGATCTCCGCGATGACCACCGAGTTGTAGGCGGTCAGACCGACCACCACGTACCAGAGGGCGTTCTCGCCGGGCAGCGGGTCGTAGTTCACGCCCAGGTCGGGCAGCAGCTGGTAAGCCATGTAGATCAGCACGATCACGGGCAGGCCACGCAGGACCTCGATCACCACGACCAGCGGCACCCGCGGGGCCGGGCGGAACATCACCCGGGCCACACCCAGGATCGTCCCGATCGCCACGGACAGCACGATCGCCAGTGCGGCCGCTGTCATGGTCTTCCGGAAACCGCTCCACAGGATTTCCCAGACCGGGTCGAAGAGCTCGTCCGACGGGTCGAACAACGGGGCCCAGCGCTCGCGGTCGAACTGGCCCTGGTCGTTCAGGCGCGCGTAGACCACGTAGGCGACGGCCAGGACAGCCAGGCCGACGGCGATGCTGCCGATCAGGGCCCGCCGGCGGGCCTTGGGCCCCGGGGCGTCGTAGAGGACGCTCAGCTGCGACGTGCTCATCGCAGGATCACCGCCTTGCGCTCGAGATACATGAGAAGCAGCCCTGCGGGAATGGTGATCAGCAGGAAGAAGAAGCCGATGCTGAGGTAGACCGGGGTCGGGTCCTGCCCCCGGGAGCTGGTCAGCAGGATGGCGTTGCCCAGCAGGTCACCGCTGACGCCGAAGGCACCGAGGATGGCCGAGTTCTTGATCATCGCGATGATGACGCTGCCGACGGGCGGGATCGCGGTGCGGAAGGCCTGCGGCAGGATCACCGAGCTCAGGTTCTGGGTGAAGGTGAGGCCGATCGCCCGGGCGGCCTCGGCCTGGCCGGCGGGGATGGCGTTGATGCCCGACCGCAGCGCCTCACAGACGAAGGCCGCGGTGTAGATGATCAGCGCCGCGCAGCCGAACGTGTAGTAGGACTGGTTGATCCCGATCTCGGGCAGTCCGAAGGCGATGAGGAACAACACGACCGTGAGGGGGCAGTTGCGCACCACGTTCACGTACATCGTGCCGACACCCCGCAACGGTGCCACGGGGGAGACCCGGAACCCGGCGACGACGGTTCCCAGGGCCAGGGTCCCGAACATGCAGATGATGCAGATGCCAAGGGTTTTCAGGAATCCCTGGAAGAACAGGTCGAAGTTCTCCGTGATGACGTTCATGACCAGTGACTCCAATCAGCTCGAGGGCATCGCCGGGCCCGGCACCGGGGGTCGGACCCGGTGCCGGGCACGGTCAGTAGCTCAGCGGAATCAGGCGCAGGCGTCAGCCGTGGGCAGGGTGGGCACGGTCGAGCCCTCGACCTTGCCGGCCGTCTCGGTCCAGGCTTCCTCGTACGAGCCGTCCTCCGACGCCTTCTTCAGCGTGTCGACGATGTACTGGCAGAAGGCGGTGTCGCCCTTCTTGATGCCGATGCCGTACGGCTCCTTGGTGAAGGTGTCGCCGACGACCTTGAACTTGCCCTCGGACGCGCCGACCAGGCCCAGCAGGATGACGTTGTCGGTCGTGACCGCGTCCACCTGGTTCGTGCGCAGAGCGTCCGCACACTTGCTGTAGACGTCGAACGTGACGAGCTGGCTCTTGCTCGCCAGGTACGAGCTGATGTTGTCGGCGGGCGTGGAGCCGGCGACCGAGCAGACCTTGAGGTCGGGGTTCGCCTTGAAGCTCTCCGGTCCGGTGATCGCGCTGTCGTCGCTGCGCACCATGACCTGCTGGCCGGCCTCGTAGTACGGGCCGGCGAACGTGATCCGTTCCTTGCGCTCGTCGTTGATCGTGTAGGTGGCGGCGACCAGGCTGACCTCGCCGTCCTCGATCTTGGTCTCACGCACGGCGGAGGGGGTCTCCACCCAGGTGATGTTGTCGTCGTCGATGCCCAGGCCCTCGGCGATGATCTTGGCGATCTCGACGTCGAAGCCCTCGGGCTCGTCGGTCAGGCCCTTGAGGCCGAAGCCGGGCTGGTCGAACTTGGTGCCGATGGTGATCTTGCCGGCCTTCTGCAGGGTCTCCATCGTCGTACCGGCCTCGAAGGTGGCCTGGGTGGCCTCCGCGTCGCCGGTGTCGTCGCTGTCGCTACCCCCGCCGCAGGCGGTGAGGGCCAGGACGCCGACCGCGACCACGGCCGCGACCTTGGCGGTGCGCAGGCGGCGGGGGGAACGCAGGGTGCTGGTCTTCATCGTGTGCGCCAATCTCTTGGTTGGTGTCGAAAATGCTTAGTGCGTCAGGATCTTGGAGAGGAAGTCCCGCGCCCGGTCGCTGCTGGGGCTGGTGAAGAAGGTGCTCGGCGGCGCCTGTTCGACGATCTGGCCGTCGGCCATGAACACCACGCGGTCGGCGGCCCGGCGGGCGAAGCCCATCTCATGGGTCACCACGACCATCGTCATTCCTTCCTTGGCAAGGGAAGTCATGACGTCGAGCACCTCGTTGATCATTTCCGGGTCGAGCGCGGAGGTGGGCTCGTCGAAGAGCATCACCTTCGGCTTCATCGCCAGGGCCCGGGCGATCGCCACGCGCTGCTGCTGGCCACCCGAGAGCTGAGCCGGGTACTTGTCCTTCTGGGTGGCCACGCCGACCCGCTCGAGCAGGGCCAGGGCCTGCTGCTCGGCGTCGGCCTTCTTGGCCTTGCGCACCTTGATCGGGCCCAGCGTGACGTTCTCGAGAACCGTCTTGTGGGCGAACAGGTTGAACGACTGGAATACCATTCCGACGTCGGAGCGGAGATTGGCCAGGGCCTTGCCCTCTTCCGGCAGCGGCCTGCCGTCGAGTTCGATCGTTCCCGTATCGATTGTTTCGAGCCGGTTAATCGTTCGGCACAGGGTTGACTTCCCTGAACCGGACGGACCGATCACCACGACCACCTCTCCCGCGGTGACGGTGAGATTGATGTCGCGCAGTACGTGCAGGGCGCCGAAATGCTTGTTGACGCCGGTCAGCCTGACCAGTGCCGCCTGGTCGCCGGGCTCATTGACACTCTTTGATGTCACTGAATCATCGCCCGGTGCAACGTTTTCGGCCGTCATTGCTGATTCCTCCTCCTGCATGGTGTATCTGGAAGGTAGGGAAGATGGGGGTGCACCGAAAAGGTGAATTGAGGATCCTCTGAGGTCACGTACTGATTACGTGACTTCCCCGAAACACCCGAAGGGGCGATGGTAGGAAGATGCGTGTGCTTCTGGTTGAGGACGATGCGCGGCTCGGTGCCGCGTTGTCCGACGTGTTGCGGGTGCACGGCATGGAGGTCGAGCACGTGACCACCGCTCGCATGGCACTCGCCCGTCTGAACGCCCAGACCGAGGCCGTCGTGCTCGACCTCGGTCTGCCCGACCGGGACGGGTTCGAGGTGTGCAGCCGGATCCGCCGTACCCACGACGTACCGATCCTCATCGCCACGGCGCGCTCCGACCTCACGGCCCGTGTGCACGGACTCAACCTGGGCGCCGACGACTACCTGGTGAAGCCGTACGACGTGCGCGAGCTGCTGGCGCGTCTGCACGCGATCGCCCGCCGGCACCGGCGCGAGCCGGCCGCGCTCGGTCCGGGTATCGCGGAGTCGGTGGCCGACGAGCCGGAATTGAGGACGACGCCCACGACCGACGACGCACAGCCGGTGGAGGAACTCCCGCCGTTGTCCGCGGAGGAGGTCGTCATCGACGTCAGTAGCCGCACGGTGATCAAGGGCGGCAAGTCCATCCCCCTGACCCGCAAGGAGTTCGACCTGCTGGCGCTCCTGGCGCGGCACCCGGGCGTGGTGTTCCGGCGGGAGCAGATCATCAGCGAGGTCTGGCAGTCCACCTGGGACGGACTGGGCCGCACGCTGGAGGTGCACGTGGCCGCCGTGCGGTCCAAGACCAAGTCACCGGGCCTGATCGAGACGGTGCGCGGGGTGGGCTACCGTCTGGCGATCGGTGCCGCGAGCAGCACCTGGTCCTGAGCATCTGGCAAATATCTGGCACAGCAAGGTTCTGGTAGTGATCATGCACAGCTCGGCTCCTCGATGAGGACGCGTCTCTCCGCTCTGCTGTTGTTGCTGATGGGTGTGGTGCTCGCGTCCCTGGGGGTGCCGCTGATGACCGGTATCGCCTCCGACGAGGCGCGGACCATGCACACCGACCGGATGGCCGACCTCTCGTTGTTCGTCAGCACCGTGCCGTTCGCCCCGGACGCCGGCGCCGTCGAGGTGCAGGCGCTCGAGCGTGACCTGAGCCGTTACGAGGAGCTCTACGGCATCTCGGTGACCGTGTACGACGCCGCCCGCCGACCCCGGTTCAGCGGCCACGACGACCCCACCACCGAACTGGACCCGGCGGAGGACGCCGCCCTCGACACGGCGCTGTCCGGCCGGCTCACCGAGGTCTGGGACCAGATCCAGCCCTGGGACGACGAGCCCCTGGTGGCCGCCCAGCCGGTGGTGCGCGACGGGGACGTCGTGGGCGCGGTGGTGAGTGTGTCGCCGGTGGAACGGGCGGCGAACCGGGTGCTGCAGCGCTGGTCGATCCTGCTCGCCCTGGAACTGGTCGCCATGATCGGAGCCGTGGCGCTGGCCGACCGGCTGGCCCGCTGGCTGCTCAAACCCGTCGAGCGCCTGGACGAGGCCGCACACCAGATCTCCGCCGGGGATCTGTCCGCCCGGGTGCCCACCGGCTCCGGTCCTCCGGAACTACGCCGTCTGGAGACCTCTTTCAACGAGATGGCGGTGCACGTGCAAGGCGCCGTCGAGGCCCAGCGCGCCTTCGTCGCCGATGCCAGCCACCAGCTGCGCAACCCGCTCGCCGCGCTGCTCATGCGGCTCGAGGCGCTGAACCTGGCCGCCGGGATGCCCGGCACATCAGCGGCCCGGCAGACCGAGGCGATGGAACGCGCACTGGCCGACGGCAAGCACCTGGCCGGCACCCTCGACCGGATGCTCGCGCTGGCCACGGTCGAGAACGCCGGCGCCCCCGCCGTCCCGCTCGACGCCGCCGCGGTGGTGGACGAGCGGCTGGCCTTCTGGATGGTCGTCGCCGACCGTCGCGACATCCATCTGGTGCGGCGGGGAGTCGCGCACGCCCGCGCTCAGCACGATGCCGGGGCCCTGGCCGGGGCGCTCGACGCCGTCCTCGACAACGCCCTCAAGTACTCACCGGAAGGCGGCACCGTCACGGTCGACGTGCGTCCTGTGACCTTGTTCCTCCCGACCCCGCCGGAACCGCCGCCCGTCCCGCTCGGTGGGCCCGGTTCGTCCTCTGTTCTGGCCCTGGTGACCGACCCCCCGAACCCTCCGGGACCGATGGACGACGGGGTGCTGGTGACCGTGACCGACGACGGGCCGGGTGTGGCGACCGAGGACCTGCCCCGGGTGTCGGACCGGTTCTGGCGCTCGCAGGACGCCGAGCAGGAGGGCACCGGGCTGGGCATGTCGATCGCGAAGACCCTGGTGGAACGGCACGACGGCACGATGGAGGTGGACACGGGGGAGGAGGGCGGCCTGCGCGTGACGCTCTGGCTGCCGCCGGTGCCGGGCCCCCGCTGACCTTCGCTAGAGCTTCTGCCGCCGGTAGTACGCGACGGCCGCCGGGTGCAGGTCCAGCCCACCGGTGAGGATGGCCGAGCGCAGGTCGGTCTGGTTCGCGGCCGGCGCGGCCGCGGCGATCGCTTCCCGGTGCTCGAAGATCGTCGAGATCACCGCCGTGACCAGGTCGTCGTCCGCGTCCGCCCGCGCCACCAGCATGTTGGCCAGGGCGAGCGTGTCGACCTGCTCGGAGACGCCGTAACGGCCGGGCGGGATCGCCGCGGGCCGGTAGACGGAGCCGTACGTGGCCCGCATCCGGCGCGGCAGGCCGTCCAGCCCGATCAGGCGTAGCGGGCTGGTGCGCCGGGCATTCTCGACCGCGGTCGTGGGCACACCGCCCGACCAGAACACCGCGTCCACCTCACCGTCGCGCAGGGCGTCGAGACCGTCGACGATCCCGAGTCCTTTCTCCTGCACCTTGATGCCCGCCAGCCCGAGCAGCCGACGCGCGATCAGCGCCGTACCCGAACCCGGGTCACCGACGGCGACCTTCTTCCCGGCCAGGTCCGAGAACGTCCGCAACGACGATCCGGCGGGCACGACCACGTGGTAGTAGTCGTCGTAGATCCGGGCGATCGCGCGCAACGGCACATCGCTGCTCACGTCGTCGGCGGCCCCCACCCCGTTGCGGTTCTCCGCCGCGTCCCCCGCGCTCACCGCCAGATCGGCCGTCCCCGCGCTGAGTCGGGACAGGTTCTCGATGCTCCCGGAGGAGGGCAGCACCACCACGTCGAGCGAGGGATGCGCCTCCTTCAGCTGTTGCTTCAGCGCCGTCGCCCACGCGTAGTAGACCCCGGCCGTGGTGCCCGACGTGATCACGATCCGGTCGGCGATCGGCTCACTCTCGCTCAGCGCCTGCTCGCTGCTGGAGGCCGAACAGGCCAGGGGCAGCACAAGGAGCACCGCGAGAACGAGTGCCCGGGCCTGCCGCATCGTCCCACCATGCCTGATCCCCGCAGCGTGGATCCACCTCGCAATCCGCCCGAAACATGCAGCACGCCGAACGGGCACGGATCCGGTGCGATACAACATGGGGGTACGGGCCGGGGACGTCTTGTCGTTCCGGTCGCTTGCGGTGTCGCGTGCGGTGGGGACGACGCGAACACCCGGCCTCCGGTCCCACCGAAGGAAACGCGTCCCGTGAGCACCACCCGGGCCTGGTTCGTCTGGTCCCTCGGCGTGATGGCCTACATCCTGGCCATCACCAGCCGCTCATCCCTGTCCGCCGTCGCGGTCGAAACCTCCGACCGGTTCGGCGTCGCGGCCGCCACCCTCTCCACCTTCGCCGTGCTGCAACTCGGCGTCTACGGCGCCATGCAGCTGCCCGTCGGGGTGATCCTCGACCGGGCCGGCCCGCGCCGGGTGCTCACGGTCGGCCTGCTGGTGATGGCCTCCGGCCAGGCACTGCTCGCCCTGACCGAGAGCGTTCCGGGAGCCTTCGCCGCCCGGATCCTGGTCGGGGCCGGCGACGCCACCGTCTTCGTCTCCGTGGTCCGGCTGATCATCGCCTGGTTCCCGCCCTCCAGCGCCCCCCTGCTCACCCAGGTCACCGGGCTGGTCGCGCAGTCCGGGCAGATCATCAGCGTGGTGCCCTTCCTGGCCCTGGTGCACGCCCGCGGCTGGTCCTTCGCCTTCCTCGGCCTCGCCGTGCTCCTGCTGGTCTCCGCGCTCGCGGTGGGCCTGAGCGTGCGCAACGAGCCACCCGGCCGGACCGTGCCGGACCTGCCTCCCAGCCCGGGAGTCCGCCGACAGTTACGGGAGG
This genomic interval from Kineosporia sp. NBRC 101731 contains the following:
- a CDS encoding response regulator transcription factor yields the protein MRVLLVEDDARLGAALSDVLRVHGMEVEHVTTARMALARLNAQTEAVVLDLGLPDRDGFEVCSRIRRTHDVPILIATARSDLTARVHGLNLGADDYLVKPYDVRELLARLHAIARRHRREPAALGPGIAESVADEPELRTTPTTDDAQPVEELPPLSAEEVVIDVSSRTVIKGGKSIPLTRKEFDLLALLARHPGVVFRREQIISEVWQSTWDGLGRTLEVHVAAVRSKTKSPGLIETVRGVGYRLAIGAASSTWS
- a CDS encoding HAMP domain-containing sensor histidine kinase, which produces MRTRLSALLLLLMGVVLASLGVPLMTGIASDEARTMHTDRMADLSLFVSTVPFAPDAGAVEVQALERDLSRYEELYGISVTVYDAARRPRFSGHDDPTTELDPAEDAALDTALSGRLTEVWDQIQPWDDEPLVAAQPVVRDGDVVGAVVSVSPVERAANRVLQRWSILLALELVAMIGAVALADRLARWLLKPVERLDEAAHQISAGDLSARVPTGSGPPELRRLETSFNEMAVHVQGAVEAQRAFVADASHQLRNPLAALLMRLEALNLAAGMPGTSAARQTEAMERALADGKHLAGTLDRMLALATVENAGAPAVPLDAAAVVDERLAFWMVVADRRDIHLVRRGVAHARAQHDAGALAGALDAVLDNALKYSPEGGTVTVDVRPVTLFLPTPPEPPPVPLGGPGSSSVLALVTDPPNPPGPMDDGVLVTVTDDGPGVATEDLPRVSDRFWRSQDAEQEGTGLGMSIAKTLVERHDGTMEVDTGEEGGLRVTLWLPPVPGPR
- a CDS encoding TAXI family TRAP transporter solute-binding subunit, which gives rise to MRQARALVLAVLLVLPLACSASSSEQALSESEPIADRIVITSGTTAGVYYAWATALKQQLKEAHPSLDVVVLPSSGSIENLSRLSAGTADLAVSAGDAAENRNGVGAADDVSSDVPLRAIARIYDDYYHVVVPAGSSLRTFSDLAGKKVAVGDPGSGTALIARRLLGLAGIKVQEKGLGIVDGLDALRDGEVDAVFWSGGVPTTAVENARRTSPLRLIGLDGLPRRMRATYGSVYRPAAIPPGRYGVSEQVDTLALANMLVARADADDDLVTAVISTIFEHREAIAAAAPAANQTDLRSAILTGGLDLHPAAVAYYRRQKL